A portion of the Gaiellales bacterium genome contains these proteins:
- a CDS encoding metal-dependent hydrolase: MGLGNGLRLTWVGHATWMMETPGGKRVLIDPWVTGNPVVTDELRDPGPHDVMLLTHGHNDHTGDVLDLAGRHKPQAVLAMVELGGYLESRGVENVVGFNKGGTAEAAGLRFTMVNAHHSSSFAEQDGSIVYTGEPAGYVVTLEDGRRVYVAGDTCIFGDMALIGRLYRPDVAILPIGDFFTMGPFEAAEAIRLLGVRKVVPTHYGTFPALSGTPDALRSAASDVEGLEVLDVPPGGTVE; the protein is encoded by the coding sequence ATGGGGCTCGGGAACGGACTGCGCCTGACGTGGGTCGGACACGCGACATGGATGATGGAGACGCCCGGCGGCAAGCGCGTGCTGATCGATCCGTGGGTGACCGGCAACCCCGTCGTCACCGACGAGCTGCGCGATCCGGGGCCCCACGACGTCATGCTCCTGACCCACGGCCACAACGACCACACCGGCGACGTGCTCGACCTGGCCGGACGTCACAAGCCGCAGGCGGTGCTCGCCATGGTCGAGCTCGGCGGCTACCTCGAGAGCCGGGGGGTCGAGAACGTGGTCGGCTTCAACAAGGGCGGCACGGCCGAGGCCGCGGGTCTCCGCTTCACGATGGTCAACGCGCACCACTCCTCCAGCTTCGCCGAGCAGGACGGCTCCATCGTTTACACCGGCGAGCCGGCCGGCTACGTCGTCACCCTGGAGGACGGACGGCGGGTCTACGTCGCCGGCGACACGTGCATCTTCGGCGACATGGCACTGATCGGCCGTCTCTACCGCCCCGACGTCGCGATCCTGCCGATCGGCGACTTCTTCACCATGGGCCCCTTCGAGGCAGCCGAGGCGATCCGCCTGCTCGGCGTCAGGAAGGTCGTGCCCACGCACTACGGCACGTTTCCCGCTCTCAGCGGCACGCCGGACGCGCTGCGCAGCGCGGCGTCCGACGTCGAGGGCCTCGAGGTGCTCGACGTCCCGCCCGGCGGTACGGTCGAGTGA